AAACTGTGATTTTGATTTGTGGCCCTTTTGTATTGAAGTAGCGATAtgtgttatttgacaattttttcccattatttgttaattacagtaattaaaaaactaaaaaaactcttaacagtccgttaatcgacggatagtcgcagattacgtaacagtccatttttaccgccttttgacaagcgaaactggttaatcgacctttcggagactcaaaacactcatgatcggctgttaactaacgattaatcttatgtcaggtgatcgactgttgttaaaactagtttggttgacgtttctgacgcatttaatctattgttaatcgtcgattacataatttttgagatgatcGTCCTTTCGGAAACCGGGCGTAAGTCTAATAATCATGAATAATAAATGTTATCAAGGTAACAGTAAGCAAGTGATATTGACAGATATAAATGATAAATGAAAACAGataatgtaaataaaatacctTCTATCCATCAAGAATTGAAAAGCGTTAACTTTATTGCTCTTTTGTGCACTATTTAGGTCATCAGATGTTTCTTGTACATCTACTTCTAAAGTTTTCTTCTCATTATTATTTCCTTCTAAATTCAATTTTACAGCTGAAGTAGGTTTATTACTAATATTCTtcaatttactctcttttattaACCCATTTCTACAATTATCTGGCTTATTTTCTTTCATCTTCGTGGGAGAATCTGAGCTGTTTGAAGTTTCTTGGACTAAGGCTTTTATAAAGCTCCCATTTCCGGAGGCCCTTTTCGTGTGTCCACTATTATTCGGAGAAAACTTTAGATTTTCCGACAATAACTCCGTTACGTCTCGAACTGCTGGATCGGAGACTTTACGTTTCTTTTTTTTCCTACGTTTCTTTCTACTTGTATCACCATTTTTGTCAGACTCTGGCTCTACTTCTATAACTGGTACCACTGAGTCTTCAGAGTTAACGTCTTTTTTCTTTGGTGGGCTTGAAAAATAATCTTTGATGTCTTTCATAATTtgaattttatattatttattacatCGCGTAATTGTTTCCATTCTACCGCCAAAAATTTGATAATATTGACATTTATAAAAGTGTTAGGTTAAGTTAACGTCAGCAGAAGTCTCTTCGTCTTTTCTTATTCTTTTTGTGGCTATGTCCTTGACAATTCAAAAGTCACCCTAACAATGAACTGAAATCATATCTGAATctgacgtaaatataaatataaataaatagaaagaAGAGGAAACTAACCTAACAAAAGACCCAAAAAAGCCATAGAATTTTATAAattagttaattttatttaagaatattagaatatttaagaaactttgtgtagtaaaataataaaaatgttacgCGAACTACAACTATTAAGACgtaagacaaaaaatttatttattgtttgaaattattaatttttttatattgtagcTCTAAGGATACTATTTGTTCAGTCAAGTGGATTTAAACACTTTCCATCACCCCCCAAATTTGACCGTAAGTGTAGATTAAACCACAagttactttttattatagttaaaCCAGAAAAATAGGACTCATTAATTAATATTCAGCCGTGGGGGTACTATTATACCGGGCGTGATATTCCATGAAGAAGGGATCTACCTGTTGTAtgaaatgatcccttgtttataTAATTTCACAAATCGAAGAATAGCATCCCGCATCCTGCTGAACTGAATAAATGAATCTTTTAGTTCTCTTGTTTAGGTATATAGGTaacataaattatatttttctttctAGACATTCAGCTACCAGAAAAACCCAGACTTAAGTTTATAGATAAAGTTCCACAATTGCCTCCATCGATACGACCGCCCAAAATGCAGAAGAAATTAAAGCTAATGCGTGGTCCTGAACAAGTACACACTTTCTTGTTGCACAAGCAATACGGAATTATGGTAGTTTACATATCATTATGACATcatttgacagaaaaataatTGATCTTATTTTCCAGGCAACCGGAGGTGGTCGTTTAAAGTGGGGTCACTTTGAAATGATGCGTATGACAATTGGTAGGAAAATGGACAACAATAGGATGTTTGCTCTATGGAGAGTGGATGCACCTTGGCAGCCAGTCACAAAACAAGGTTTAGGGGTACGAATGGGTGGTGGAAAAGGAGCTATAGATCATTACGTTACTCCAGTAAGAGCAGGTAGGTTTGTTACTTAATacatctatttatttatttattcacagGATGTCTCCATTTACTCCCATAACCATAAAAAAACATACTAAAAACTAAATACTAAATAATTATCaaatattgttataaacaaacgattaaattaaacgaaattatatttttttctgaaaatcttCACTTCTACGAAAGTTAAAGGTCATCCCTAATATACTCAGTCAAAGAATGCTTTTAAGAAAGCTAATACATCTTGGTTTAAAGATGAGCAAACAATGGATTATTTACTCTGGCAAAGGTATTCGAGAAATCAGTATAAATGGAGTCAACTTCATACCCACCTCGAAAGCCCTGACAATATAGTCAAGATTTGTAGACATAGATTTACCCTGCCTAAATCCACTTTGCTCATTAATCAAAGAGATTTCTACGATGTGAAGTGAAATATTATTTGTTTAGAATTAGTTCAGAAAGTTTATTGATGGAAGATAGCACAACAACAGGTCTATAATATATTCAGTTTTTTTGCCACATGATTGTAAGTGCCTTCTAGTCTTTTGATTATTTAGTAAATTGAGTAAATGTGCTAATGATTTGTTTCAGGTAGAATAATTTTGGAATTAGGAGGAAAATGTGAATATGCTGAAGTAAAGGATTTCCTACAGGATGTAGCAAATAAGTTACCATTCAAAGCAATGCCTGTTTCTCAAGATATTCTAGACGAAATGAAGGAACGTGAAAAATGGGAGGAAGAAAACAATCAAAATGAATACACCATGAAGTATATAATCCAAAATAATATGGGTGGTTGCCAGAAGTGGTTGTCTCcgtatgaaataaaatatttttgtaaatatgtatagattttttaggtaaaataaatttatttaattttgagaCGACTTTGTAATGTTTAGCAAATGTGGGCACAAAATATATTACCAGAAAAATTGAATAAATGAACTATGGAGCAATTATGCTTTTAAGTACTGTATACAAAGTTCTAGCAAGTATTTTAAATGTGAGACTAAAAACATATTCAGAACAAACATTAAAGTGAAAACTTTAACAAAAGCAATGAAAAGCTTAAATAATGGTAAAGCTTGCAGTCCAGAAGATACTTCCGTATAattgattaaaaataaactttttcagATATTAACAAAATTCTTTGAGACATTCCTGAATGGACATGGACACCTAGTACTAGGGGAATAGATGAGGGCATATATTTCATCAGTTCATAAGAAAGGAGACAAGAGATATACTGAAAATTACAGAGGGATTTTAGTAATAAGCACAGCCATTATATTGTATGCTAGAATATTAAGACTTTTTTTGTAACTTTTTCTGTTAtgttttttactttaacatgtttCGTGCGAATGGCATACAAGCGAGCCACATGATGCCTTCACCAGTGTGCAGACGGCGGCCattaattatatacatttttagtATGTACTTACATGTTTTTTTGTCCGTTCAGAGTATGTCTTAGTATCAGACTTCCGCAAGCAATGTGTTAATACCCTTATTAGAGTCTGCCACTGCTTTTGCGAAGGCTTTTTCTACGTACCTATGAGTTAAACAATATTGAAGAAACTATACAACCTTGCCttaataggcgcagcaaactggcaacggttggcaatggataggactgactggcctAATAGACTTATGAaagtcgaggctctttcatagggctgtagcaccactgatgatgatgaatgatCATACAACCTTGCCTTACTCCTTTCTTAATGAGAAATCTTCAGTTTCGTTGAAATTTTGAAGACATACTGTTGCTGTCTGGTTCCAATACAGATTAGCGATAATTCTTATATCCTTGTCATCCAATCCCAACTCGAGAGCGAAGTCGATAATTTAGAATCTGAACCGTATCTTAGATATCGTTAAAGAGCTTCACAATATTATTTTCTTCATTAAGTAATTTGATTGTTTCTGCGTAGGTGGGTACATATCATCTGGTCCTAGGGCTTTGTTACTTCATAATAGTTTTATAGTGCGTACAATCTCAGCTTTCAAAATACTTGGACCATTCCAATGGTCTCCCAGTTGTGGTGGCTTTTGTGTCCAGTGATCGTTAACACAAATTTGTTGTGTTATATTTTCCAAGTACTAAGTATATTGCGGGGGTCCATTATTAGTTCATCTTGGTCATTATGTGTATCGCAGTGACTTTTTTTTTGGTGAAGGTGTGGCCTAGTTTATATAGGTTTTCGGCCTCGGTGCAAACTTTATTCATCCAGATCTCCTTCGCCGCTAGAATTT
The window above is part of the Diabrotica virgifera virgifera chromosome 2, PGI_DIABVI_V3a genome. Proteins encoded here:
- the LOC114329626 gene encoding 39S ribosomal protein L16, mitochondrial; its protein translation is MLRELQLLRPLRILFVQSSGFKHFPSPPKFDHIQLPEKPRLKFIDKVPQLPPSIRPPKMQKKLKLMRGPEQVHTFLLHKQYGIMATGGGRLKWGHFEMMRMTIGRKMDNNRMFALWRVDAPWQPVTKQGLGVRMGGGKGAIDHYVTPVRAGRIILELGGKCEYAEVKDFLQDVANKLPFKAMPVSQDILDEMKEREKWEEENNQNEYTMKYIIQNNMGGCQKWLSPYEIKYFCKYV